The proteins below are encoded in one region of Castor canadensis chromosome 6, mCasCan1.hap1v2, whole genome shotgun sequence:
- the Gjc3 gene encoding gap junction gamma-3 protein produces MKRGGGRSGWQQEAGLGKEPGPCLAPARGLFSWSLSSLMGASALGFQVSAGRMCGRFLCQLLAEGSQHSTPVGRLLLPVLLGFRLVLLAANGPGVYSDDQSEFVCHTQQTGCKAACYDAFHPLSPLRFWAFQVILMAVPSAFYVGFTLYHVTGHWEESEKVKKEEGIHKVESSRGVSGSGSRQLLWAYVAQLGARLVLEGASLGVQYHLYGFEMPSSFVCRREPCLGSTTCTLSRPAEKSIFLKTMFAVSGLCLLFTFLELVLLGLWRWWRTQKHKSSSSNYFPTPESTSRHKELTDKLPRMETKEQFREAEI; encoded by the exons AtgaaaaggggagggggaaggagtggGTGGCAGCAGGAGGCAGGGCTGGGGAAAGAGCCAGGACCATGCTTGGCTCCAGCCCGGGGACTCTTCTCTTGGTCTCTTTCCTCTTTGATGGGTGCTTCTGCTCTGGGCTTCCAGGTGAGTGCAG GCAGGATGTGTGGCAGGTTCCTGTGCCAGCTGTTGGCTGAGGGGAGCCAGCATTCCACCCCTGTGGGGCGTCTCCTGCTTCCTGTGCTCCTGGGATTCCGACTTGTGCTGCTAGCTGCCAATGGGCCTGGAGTCTATAGCGATGATCAGAGTGAATTCGTGTGTCACACCCAGCAGACAGGCTGCAAGGCTGCCTGTTATGATGCCTTCCACCCTCTCTCTCCACTGCGCTTCTGGGCCTTCCAAGTCATCCTGATGGCTGTACCCAGTGCCTTCTATGTGGGTTTCACCTTGTATCATGTGACTGGGCACTGGGAAGAATCAGAGAAggtgaagaaggaggaaggaatccATAAGGTGGAAAGCAGCAGGGGTGTCTCAGGGTCTGGAAGCCGCCAGCTGCTCTGGGCCTATGTGGCACAGCTGGGGGCTCGGTTGGTCCTTGAGGGAGCATCTCTGGGGGTGCAGTACCATCTTTATGGGTTTGAGATGCCCAGCTCCTTTGTATGTCGCCGAGAGCCTTGTCTTGGTAGTACTACCTGCACTCTTTCCCGCCCTGCTGAGAAGTCCATCTTCCTGAAGACCATGTTTGCGGTCAGTGGACTCTGtctcttgtttacttttttggaGCTTGTGCTTCTGGGTTTGTGGAGATGGTGGAGGACCCAAAAGCACAAATCTTCCTCTTCTAACTACTTCCCAACTCCAGAGAGCACCTCAAGACACAAGGAACTAACTGATAAGCTCCCACGAATGGAAACTAAAGAGCAGTTTCGAGAAGCAG AGATATAA